The region CTGGTTTATCGGTGTCTGAAAAGACACTACAACATGAATTACTCATTCTGTTGGTCTTTCTAAGATGAATAATTTCTCTGTAACAAGGCAGTGCAACTCTGGTCCTGGAGATCTGCCATCTGTAGAGTGTAGTTCCACCACATCTGGCTCTAATAATCAGATCCTGGAGAAGGCATTGATTAACTGGGTCAGGTGTTTTTGGAATTATGGCAACCTGGGTGCTGTGGGTCAGTGACATAGGGTCAGCACAAAGTCACACTTCCTCCATGAGCTCTTCCACACATGAATGCTCAGAGAGGTTTCTGCTGCAGGTCTTGTGATGGCAGAGAAGAACGTAtgcgcttttgtgtgtgtgtgtgtgtgtgtgtgtgtttgtgtgtgtgtatgtgtgtgtgtacgctgtGACTAAAGAGGTTTACATTACCCTTTGAAACGTGTGCCACTTGGGAAGTGTTACCACATGAAAGTGATCTGTGGTTTTAGAGAGAGATTATTTCAGGTCTAAATTCCGTGTGTCGTTTGGACAATTGGGGACCATGCCAGAAGAAATGTGTTAAACTGACTCTATTAGAACTAATGTGCTCTGGGTCTGCAACTAACAGTTTTCTAGACCACCTCAACAAAGCCGCACATACACAGAGATCGGCAGACagtcacacaaaaacacaaacaaatgcatttgcAAATAAACCATCACATGATGGTTTAAACACACTGATAGATAAGACACACTGTCCTTACTTTGCAAAATTAGCATTAGTTCCACAATTGAGTTGTCTGAATGTCTAGGCACTCAAGACAAGTTTAATATCTAGGCAATCAAAACAATCCAGTGTCTTTAAGACAACCTGAATAGCACAAATGTATAGACAGACATGTTGTACTGTGTTCTGCATTGACTATTCTGTGTTTTGTACCAGTTTCTGCTTTGGagccagtggtagctcagtggttaaggtacttgccttgtaattggaaggttgctggctcaagccccaccactgccaagttaccactcttgggccccttaacaaggcccttaaccctcaattgctcaagttgtactcagtcataactgtaagttgctttggataaaagtgtcagctacatGCTGTAAATGGGGTCAGATTTAGTGCAGTGCAAAGCTTTGGTGACTTGTACTTCAGATGAGTGCTTGACTCTAACCGTTCCCACAATGGTTCTATTCTAgagaatttttgttttgtagattAAAAATCAATAGTTCATGGAAGTTTGTTCCTCACACTAATCACATCTGCCTCTGCCTGCATATATATCATCTTATTTGGGTAATGCTTCTTTTCCCAGGAATAAAGAGGTGAACTGAAACTATTCTAACACCCAGAAATTTGACTCAAAGTGTATTTTCTTCACtaaatttcatttacatataatgAGTGTCAAAGTAGATTTATGTGTAATCTAAGCctttgagaatttttttttttcttggactGTGCAAATAAGTGCTATGAAATTATTGTCAACAACCAGTAAGTAggatagaatatatatatatatatatatatatatatagatagatagatagatagatagatagatagatagatatagatattagGCACCACTTTCACTTGcacttctttttatttttttaataccaAGAGCTTTAGGAAAGCTGATGCCTTGATGGTGAGTGGTGGGACAGCAATGAATCCCAAACCCTCTCCCTGAGGTCAGACTGAAAAGAAGAGTTCACCTGGCCACATCTCCCAGGTAAACACTCCCAACCCCTGCCTTTCACTTCTGCAGCTAGTGCTCAACGAAAGCCGTGACAAGCAAATGTCTTACTCAGCCATGACCTTCTGTggtaaacatatttttaataccAGTATAGTGTAGGACAGTCTGAAGAGTTTGGAATAAACATAGACTCCAAGCTAAACTTTTGACAGACGTAATAACAAAGGACAGGCCTACAACCTGCAAAGGCTCAGCTTTTATGTCCTGCAAACCATCACTATAGTGGAAAACGGATATCCATAACTTACAGATGTTAACAGAAGAGCCAAGACTTTCTGATCCTGCTCAGTTGTGTAGAGATGTTTCCTTTGCAAGGTCTTTGGTGTCAAAGGGCTTCtgagtttttatttataatcCTATATTCTTGTTGAGTAATAGAAAATGAAGGCCACTATATCCACTGAGCCCATGCATATCATTCTTCTGataatatatacattaataaaaatagctTTGCCACACAAGCTATAGGGTACTAATGCCTGGTTGGAACAAAATAATGGTAGTTTTAAGCATAGTTTAATAAAAGTGGCAgtgctgtattttctgtttacaGAGTCAGTTCAAAATGGAGTGTAGATGTTTTGCAATCCCATGCTAACACGAGGGTATAGGTATTAGGTAAGGAAAAAGTGACAGTGGAATGTTTCACTTTACACAGATAGTTCAGAATGAAGGAGAGATTTACAATCTCGTTTTGAGAGTGGTTGTGCCAAGAAGGAAGATCAAAGGGATTTTTGTTTCCAGTTTGTGTGGTGTCAGCAGCTTGACTGCCTTTGTGAAAAACATATTCCTTAGTCTGGTAGTTCTGGGCCAAATGTCCAGAATCATTTTCAGTATGGCAGTGAATTGACTGTGAGTGTGGctggggtgggtgtggtcagGGACAATGCTTATCACTTTTTTTCCACAGTTTTTGTAGTAGTCTTTTGTTGTAGGTGTCTTCTACATTGATGAACTGAGCAGTCTTCACTCTACTCACTGTAGGGCCCTGCGCTGAGTAGCTGCAGAGCTGCCACATCGCTCCATGATTGTGAGGGTTAAAATGCTCTCTACCATGCATCTGTAGAAGTAGGTCAGGAGCTGGGGAGACAGGGTTAGTCACCTCTCATGGAGGTGCTATTGAGCTTCACAGAAGTGCACAGAAGTCTAAGACTTAATTCTATCAGTTGTCCAAAGGCTTTCTACCAACATTTTTGCTTAGTGGCATTTGTGGCAAGTTTCAATCCgtcttgctgacatttttgTTCCTCAGGTCCCAGTGTGCTCATGCGGTGGTCCATGCTAGCCCTGCTGCTTCTGTTCTGCAGCCACACACTGTCCCTGAAGCCAGGTGACGTCTGCCCCCTGAGCAGCGAACGCGAGCAGGGCAGCACCAGGGCAGCCGACGCTGCGCCTGCTGTGGATCCCAAGCTTTTCAGCAAGAGGCGCTACCGTTCACCCCGTGTGCTCTTCAGTGACAGGCCACCTGACTCGGAGCCCCAGGGGTCAAAGGGGCGGTTGAAGCGGCGAGTGGGGCAGCCCCAGCACCGCGGTGTCTActccgtgtgtgagagcgtcAGCTTCTGGGTGGGTAACAAAACCAAGGCGACGGACATCTCAGGCAATGAGGTCACCGTGCTGCCTGACGTCAACATCAACGACGTCAAGAAAAAGCAGTATTTCTTTGAGACGACATGCAGCGAGGCGAGAGCTGCTGGCTCAGGCTGCCTGGGCATCGACGGACGCCACTGGAACTCATATTGCACCAACTCCCACACATTCGTTCGAGCATTGACTTCTTTTAAGAACCTGGTGGCTTGGAGACTTATCAGGATCAacgtggcctgtgtgtgtgtgctcagccgCAAGTCCTGGAGACAGTGACAGTCTGGCTTCCATGCCAGTAACACCTACTTGAGGAAAAGGCTGTCTctcatgatgatgtcattacttGAGTGATATTTGATACCTGTCATTCCTGAAAGCTCAAAACATTCAGAAAAGAGTTTATGAAGAAGGCATTAATTTGATATGCCTCAGTCTTGAGACTTCATATCAAGCCATTTGATGACCTTTATAGCAGAAAATTTTGTGCTGTTATTTTCCTGAATGGATCATTGCCTTCCCCAATTATGGCATATGGACTAAGATGCTTCTTTTTGAGAACTGCATGTATTGTACACAtgttgtcattgttattgttattgctattTATTAACTCTGGAGCATAATGATTCTGCAGTGTAGTGTAGAATTATGCAGCCTGTTTGAGTTAAATTAACTCCAAGCTCCATGTTtattactgaataataatatGACTGTACAATAAAATAGTTCAGGGTCTTTTAAGGGTAATTTTCAAGGATTTCCTTGGACTTGAGGTGGAGCTTGGAAAGCCTTTAAAAATGTAGACCTGCATATGTTTTCACTTGTGAGCTGCACTTCAAAAGTCTGCCCTCACTACTGCCCACAAGTAAAAAATGACCCACCCACATTTAGCTTCTCTCCAGgagagaaatataaaaatgaaagctgGCATGAGGAAGTCAGTATGGTTAGATCTACCTCACACTTCTTTGCAGATGGTATTTCTTGCAATcacaaaggaaaaaacacatgtaggtttacagaaatattaaatgtgttCCACAGCTCAGTAGAGCTAACACAAGCCAAGGAAAATTCAGAGGACAACCTGACTTGCTAAATCAGATAAAAGTTAATCTATGCCTAGATAAAAAAAGATAGAAATCTATCCATCACAGCAATCCATCACAAACAGAGGATATACTCAAAGCAGCGGTTTAGGCTTGTTTTGGCAGTGTGAAGAGAAATGCACATGGACTAGATGGTTTGACCTCGGCAGTGTCAGAGGGCCTGTGTGAACCAAACAGAGGCCCACATGCCAAAGGTCTGAGGGCCTAGAATTCCCAGGTTTAGAGATGTGATGTCAAAGATTAAAGTTCATTTTGATCTAGGTTTACAGATAAATAACTTGGTTATCCATCAGCTCTTGTCTGTTACTGTGATTGGCAGGATCCCACTGTTGTGGTTATCATGCAATTTCAAACAAGGtcttccatctctctgtgtctctgtctcgtctctctctctctctctctctctctctctctctctctctctctctctctctctctctctctcttttccatctctctctccctgtctcacacacacacacacacacacacacacacacacacacacacacacacacacacacacacacacacacacacacacacacacacacctacaccttgcatccctcacacataaacatcAATCAAAAACCATGAGCTCATCTGTGCTATATGACTATCATTCATTTCAAAAGATCAGGTAGACATGTGCAGCTGTCAGCCCCATGTTTCATTCTCTTTGATGGCTGCATGAATAATATTCTTTCTTTAATGAGCAGAGGCACAGGATTTCCTGTTCTTTTGTCACCATCCGCAGTAGAACAAAACATTCCTAATTACAACCCATCGGAGGAATGGGAGTGGGGAGATTTGTGTGGGCCAAGTGAAGGATTTTGCAGAATCTCTAAAGGCTTGATCAAGAGATGGTGAATTATTCCTCACATTCATTTTAATGGGCCATGAGTCTGATTGTTTGCAGAAAAGCTCATcaaggagagtgagaaaggtgagaaagagagtgcgCACTTTGTTCAATGCCCTTACACATTCAAAATTCATGAGATTAATGTGATTTAAGAACGGCAGTATCATTCCATTATATTAAGTCATTAGATTATGATGAGGATGTTCacagtaatataatataaatgggCATATCCTACCAGATTAAAGTACACTGTCGCCCCCTAATGTTCCACGttatatttgctattttatgTAAACAGGTCTCTAAATGTCATCTCTAAAGCCAAAGCAGTGTTTAATTCACTGAGAGAATCACATTGCACAGTATTGATTATTTTATAAGCAAATACTTTATAGGAAAAAGTCAACATGAgcataacatttaaaactttGTATGAAGTGGCTGTACTTCAGACATTTGTCACACgtccctgcaaacacacacacacacacacacacacacacacacacacacacacaaacaaacaaactactgTATTCTCTTCTGTATTCTCTAATTTGAGTGGACTACATATCTGTAAGAAATCCAGACACTTGAAATGGTATTCAACAAAATGGTATTCAAAGCAATGGAATTTGACATTCAGTGGTTGATGCTGCTCCAGGGGTCTGTTCAGAGAAagtttgttttgtcagtgaACAACAATCAGGCAATCTATGAAGTCTCGGGGAGAGATGGACAGATCACTCAAAATATTTCCCTCAAATGTAAACTCCTTATTTTACCAAGTGTGCTaagcttgtttgtttaattttctaaGATCTCCTAAAAGGATTAAACAGTCTATATATAATAAGGAAACGTGTATGTTATTTGTCCCTTGTGTTTCAATATGTGTTCGGTTGCAAgatgtttttcttgtttctctgtctctgtctttgtgtgtgtgtgtgtgtgtgtggggggggggggggggggggtgcgtgcaTGCTTGCAAGCAGGTTTCTCTAACTGTTATTTCACTAACACTAAAAAATGCATGAGAAATAGGTTAGACATATACTATCAAGTGAGCGTCTAAATTGAAGTAAACAAAGCTTAAAATTGCATGCGTTGTGTGCCAATGGGCGGTGCTGATAGGATGCTCGCAGGAGCATCAGTTTCACCTCAGTTTCAC is a window of Electrophorus electricus isolate fEleEle1 chromosome 3, fEleEle1.pri, whole genome shotgun sequence DNA encoding:
- the ngfb gene encoding nerve growth factor, which codes for MRWSMLALLLLFCSHTLSLKPGDVCPLSSEREQGSTRAADAAPAVDPKLFSKRRYRSPRVLFSDRPPDSEPQGSKGRLKRRVGQPQHRGVYSVCESVSFWVGNKTKATDISGNEVTVLPDVNINDVKKKQYFFETTCSEARAAGSGCLGIDGRHWNSYCTNSHTFVRALTSFKNLVAWRLIRINVACVCVLSRKSWRQ